The proteins below come from a single Zea mays cultivar B73 chromosome 8, Zm-B73-REFERENCE-NAM-5.0, whole genome shotgun sequence genomic window:
- the LOC100382336 gene encoding essential protein Yae1 N-terminal isoform X1: MANPRDAVDVSSSMSELSVEAAPSSIEVQVPKQANGGDVAAAELDDVWEDVSGSPRHADTLDREWIHRQSQFQKMGYRDGVTEGQKDSAQEGFNVGFRQSVNVGYKWGLVRGVGSALASLPDSLKEKLVPDVQRRGKLQDLHRSVQEISADDAVQMFHESICQSNRPSDGSGSHVTSTSDGATESNRMKSLSKDLVLLLRECSDIKVSEELASDS; the protein is encoded by the exons ATGGCCAATCCCAGGGATGCGGTGGACGTCAGCTCCTCCATGTCGGAGCTGAGCGTAGAAGCAGCGCCTTCATCGATTGAGGTTCAAGTCCCCAAGCAGG CTAATGGCGGCGATGTTGCTGCTGCCGAACTCGATGATGTATGGGAGGATGTTTCAGGTTCTCCTCGGCACGCGGATACCTTAGACAGAGAATGGATCCACAGGCAGAGTCAGTTTCAGAAG ATGGGATATCGTGATGGTGTAACAGAAGGGCAGAAGGACTCTGCCCAGGAAGGCTTCAATGTTGGGTTCAGGCAATCTGTAAACGTTGGCTACAAATGGGGCCTTGTTCGTGGGGTTGGCAG TGCGCTAGCTAGTCTTCCTGACAGCTTGAAAGAAAAACTGGTGCCGGATGTTCAGCGTAGGGGGAAATTACAGGACCTGCACCGCTCAGTGCAAGAAATATCAGCAGATGATGCTGTCCAGATGTTCCACGAGAGTATCTGCCAGAGCAACCGTCCTTCCGATGGATCAGGATCACACGTAACATCAACCTCGGATGGAGCTACAGAATCAAATAGGATGAAAAGCCTATCAAAGGACCTTGTGTTGCTGTTGCGCGAATGCTCGGATATTAAAGTGAGTGAAGAGCTGGCGTCAGATTCATGA
- the LOC100382336 gene encoding Essential protein Yae1 N-terminal, which yields MQNFVSANGGDVAAAELDDVWEDVSGSPRHADTLDREWIHRQSQFQKMGYRDGVTEGQKDSAQEGFNVGFRQSVNVGYKWGLVRGVGSALASLPDSLKEKLVPDVQRRGKLQDLHRSVQEISADDAVQMFHESICQSNRPSDGSGSHVTSTSDGATESNRMKSLSKDLVLLLRECSDIKVSEELASDS from the exons ATGCAAAACTTTGTCTCAGCTAATGGCGGCGATGTTGCTGCTGCCGAACTCGATGATGTATGGGAGGATGTTTCAGGTTCTCCTCGGCACGCGGATACCTTAGACAGAGAATGGATCCACAGGCAGAGTCAGTTTCAGAAG ATGGGATATCGTGATGGTGTAACAGAAGGGCAGAAGGACTCTGCCCAGGAAGGCTTCAATGTTGGGTTCAGGCAATCTGTAAACGTTGGCTACAAATGGGGCCTTGTTCGTGGGGTTGGCAG TGCGCTAGCTAGTCTTCCTGACAGCTTGAAAGAAAAACTGGTGCCGGATGTTCAGCGTAGGGGGAAATTACAGGACCTGCACCGCTCAGTGCAAGAAATATCAGCAGATGATGCTGTCCAGATGTTCCACGAGAGTATCTGCCAGAGCAACCGTCCTTCCGATGGATCAGGATCACACGTAACATCAACCTCGGATGGAGCTACAGAATCAAATAGGATGAAAAGCCTATCAAAGGACCTTGTGTTGCTGTTGCGCGAATGCTCGGATATTAAAGTGAGTGAAGAGCTGGCGTCAGATTCATGA